A single region of the Podospora pseudopauciseta strain CBS 411.78 chromosome 1, whole genome shotgun sequence genome encodes:
- the TIF45 gene encoding eukaryotic translation initiation factor 4E (EggNog:ENOG503NYNX; BUSCO:EOG092646VF; COG:J): MSDQVDLTTIPISPDGGNKPEGASSEDNDKTVTVFHDKDNFNVKHPLSNRWTLWFTKPASGKGDNWNDLLKEVITFESVEEFWGVYNNIAPVSELALKSDYHLFKEGVRPEWEDPQNKHGGKWSYQFKEKRNISIDDLWLHTMLAAIGETLENEEDGEVMGVVVNVRKAFFRIGVWTRTTGRHVPGRGDGDVAGGKGRSPEKGKEILMTIGKRFKEVLRLPATEQLEFSGHTDSAHSGSTRAKAKFVV, translated from the exons ATGTCCGACCAGGTCGATCTtaccaccatccccatctcccccgaTGGAGGTAACAAGCCCGAGGGCGCCTCCTCCGAGGACAACGACAAGACCGTCACCGTTTTCCACGACAAGGACAACTTCAATGTCAAGCATCCCCTTTCCAACAGGTGGACACTCTGGTTCACCAAGCCTGCCAGCGGAAAG GGCGACAACTGGAACGATTTGCTCAAGGAAGTGATTACCTTTGAGTCTGTTGAAGAGTTTTGGGGTGTCTAC AACAACATCGCTCCTGTTTCCGAGCTTGCGCTCAAGTCTGATTACCACCTCTTCAAGGAGGGTGTGCGACCCGAGTGGGAGGACCCCCAGAACAAGCATGGTGGCAAGTGGTCGTACCAgttcaaggagaagagaaacaTCAGCATCGACGACCTTTGGCTGCACACCATGCTCGCCGCCATTGGCGAGACCCTGGAGAACgaggaggacggcgaggTCATGGGCGTTGTTGTCAACGTGCGCAAGGCCTTCTTCAGAATCGGTGTCTGGACCCGCACCACCGGGAGACACGTGCCGGGCcgtggtgacggtgacgtTGCCGGCGGCAAGGGCCGCTCCCCTGAGAAGGGCAAAGAGATTCTGATGACGATTGGCAAGCGGTTCAAGGAGGTCCTCAGACTGCCTGCCACCGAGCAGCTCGAATTCTCTGGTCACACCGACAGTGCTCACAGTGGTAGCACTCGTGCCAAGGCGAAGTTCGTGGTGTAA
- a CDS encoding hypothetical protein (COG:I; EggNog:ENOG503NYM3), with the protein MFLARALGRSSGVRIIPAPVSTSSLLHRFRISSSSSSSSFTGFRMVSTLPKLPVFEAISKHDPESTVVIHSKSGRRFQYGELLGDVAKARDRLYESAGREDLDGERIAFLAENSYDYVVTLLAILGAKSIAVPMSPAFPASELQYILNHSEALMLLATGKFASKAQEVLKTELDVQPTFLQLDKLQGGGPHEKVTLDKSSPGSAGMMLYTSGTTNRPKGVLIPQAAMTAQARSLIQAWEYAPSDHLLHLLPLHHIHGTINAIFTPLFTGSSIEFLYPFNADAVWKRLAAPFTTTPPPDQPKITFLTAVPTIYSRLLSSFKTLPEDLQEPAREAISPAHLRLTISGSAALPTPIKRAWADLSKGNILLERFGMTEVGMALSCGLDPNDRVDGSVGWPLPGVEARLVDVDTHQVIEKGQEKDLETGRERVGEIQLRGPTIFAEYWRNEEATKKEFVEGKDGRGSWFKTGDVAVRRPGPEKAGRSEMKTQREWARGDMYFILGRKSADIIKSGGEKVSALEVEREMLSLPQVAEVAVLAVPSGKWGQKVGAVVILDREHCKEGKWSPLEMRRALKERLAGYKIPQVLRVVDHIPRNAMGKINKKVLVKEVFREEFSGDEM; encoded by the exons ATGTTCCTTGCCCGCGCACTCGGCAGGAGCTCTGGTGTTCGAATAATACCTGCTCCCGTCTCTACTTCATCTTTACTACACCGTTTCAGGatatcatcatcgtcgtcgtcgtcttcttttACAGGTTTCAGGATGGTTTCGACGCTGCCCAAGCTGCCCGTTTTCGAGGCAATCTCCAAGCATGACCCGGAGTCAACTGTGGTTATTCACTCCAAGAGCGGCCGGCGCTTTCAGTACGGTGAGCTGTTGGGGGATGTAGCCAAGGCCAGGGATCGTCTCTATGAGAGCGCCGGGAGGGAGGATCTGGATGGTGAGCGTATTGCTTTCTTGGCCGAGAACAGCTACGACTATGTGG TGACTCTCCTGGCCATCCTCGGGGCCAAGTCCATTGCTGTGCCCATGTCTCCGGCCTTTCCAGCCTCGGAGCTTCAGTACATCTTGAACCACAGCGAGGCATTGATGTTGTTAGCCACCGGCAAATTTGCCTCCAAAGCTCAAGAAGTTCTCAAGACAGAGCTGGATGTCCAACCAACcttcctccagctcgacAAGCTCCAAGGTGGAGGCCCCCACGAAAAGGTCACACTCGACAAGTCTAGCCCCGGTTCCGCCGGTATGATGCTGTACACCTCTGGTACCACCAACCGACCT AAAGGCGTCCTCATCCCCCAAGCCGCCATGACAGCCCAAGCCCGCTCCCTGATCCAAGCCTGGGAATACGCCCCCTCCGACCACCTgctgcacctcctccccctccaccacatccacggcaccatcaacgccatcttcacccccctcttcacaGGCAGCTCCATCGAATTCCTCTACCCCTTCAACGCAGACGCAGTATGGAAACGTCTGGCcgcccccttcaccaccacccccccccctgaCCAACCCAAAATCACATTCTTGACCGCCGTCCCAACGATTTATTCCCGGCTCCTATCCAGCTTCAAAACCCTCCCTGAAGACCTCCAAGAACCCGCCAGGGAAGCCATCTCCCCTGCCCACCTCCGCCTGACAATCTCCGGTTCCGCCGCCCtgcccacccccatcaagcGTGCCTGGGCGGACTTGAGCAAGGGGAACATTTTGCTCGAACGCTTCGGCATGACAGAAGTAGGCATGGCGCTCTCTTGCGGCCTCGATCCGAACGACCGGGTGGATGGCTCCGTCGGGTGGCCTTTACCCGGGGTAGAAGCAAGATTGGTAGATGTTGACACGCATCAAGTCATTGAAAAGGGGCAGGAAAAGGACCTCGAGACgggaagggagagggtgggggagattCAGCTTCGGGGGCCGACGATTTTTGCAGAGTACTGGCGTAACGAAGAGGCTACGAAGAAGGAGTTTGTGGAAGGGAAAGACGGGAGGGGGTCGTGGTTCAAGActggtgatgttgccgtCAGGAGACCTGGTCCGGAAAAGGCGGGGAGGAGCGAGATGAAGACTCAACGGGAGTGGGCGAGGGGGGATATGTATTTTATTCTGGGGAGGAAGTCGGCTGATATTATCAAGTcggggggggagaaggtttCAGCGTTGGAGGTGGAAAGGGAGATGTTGTCTCTGCCTCAGGTGGCCGAGGTTGCCGTGCTGGCGGTGCCGAGTGGGAAGTGGGGGCAGAAGGTGGGCGCGGTGGTGATTTTGGATAGGGAGCATTGCAAGGAGGGGAAGTGGTCGCcgttggagatgaggagggcgttgaaggagaggttggcggggTATAAGATCCCACAGGtgctgagggtggtggatCATATTCCGAGGAATGCGATGGGGAAGATTAATAAGAAGGTgctggtgaaggaggttTTTAGGGAGGAGTTTAGTGGGGATGAGATGTAA
- the uvi31 gene encoding BolA domain UV induced protein Uvi31 (COG:T; BUSCO:EOG09265LEG; EggNog:ENOG503P6SP) has translation MLRRAALNHLSRAFRRPLSTMASSDTPVEDVIREKISAALQPTTLEIHNDSHLHAHHKAMEGSTSRETHFRVIITSEAFRSKMQPARHRLVYSLLKDEMAREGGIHALQLRTMTPEEEEKRRAQEAGDQ, from the exons ATGTTGCGCCGAGCCGCCTTGAACCACCTGTCGAGAGCCTTTCGCCGGCCGCTTTCCACCATGGCATCATCAGACACTCCCGTCGAGGATGTGATCCGGGAGAAG ATCTCCGCTGCtctccagcccaccaccctcgagaTTCACAACGATTCCCACCTTCACGCCCACCACAAGGCCATGGAAGGTAGCACCTCGAGAGAGACTCATTTCAGGGTAATCATCACCTCCGAGGCATTTCGCTCCAAGATGCAGCCCGCCCGCCACCGCTTGGTCTACTCGCTGCTCAAGGACGAGATGGCCCGAGAAGGCGGTATCCATGCTCTCCAACTACGGACCATGACgcctgaagaggaggagaaacgACGTGCTCAGGAGGCTGGAGATCAGTAA
- a CDS encoding hypothetical protein (EggNog:ENOG503P966) — translation MAGPFPTWSPSLLGSKATKIPRRLVEVPKDQEELLNKSDSWHKGHVPAAILDKIKAGYTETRRRSPLAEPPLSDHVRASSQSSRRLPAAGVPSSPIPAPPQTKEPQLAAVVELSLPSNSSDSSEDEAEIQGPKAPLHTDAHPSEPQASGIPIPPGPTPPSAQVIPSTYPEPSVTVSPPKPKRQRLMKNVAASLNPAEVSMQLTRPSILSLPKPASPPPPAGSSLPPSSSVPASPMAIRTQPASPLVIRAQPAMQPAAVPSMILRGGGLPRSSGSTDKPPPNVPASQDPYNIFKETYPDYDGSLGDFVRGVLSLIPLQKKKTVPQYILDDYIRVFSGDYLEYIEQLREDQTPLTTWEWYCVHVPQPVYMKGVLSSDRLKDVRRRYPDKVSVIEAQTTPLQPSVQPPEVQHIQRSNAFSTPAPARIGQHHNAQHNQASSPIYLPDSPPMPLNPATRSSTHIAELATDPISTAEDRPFEIHPRGGHRRSTEVVGPASRFISASSRQFHTQSTRPVNMTASRLPSSSVRFETQVNFPSLETTASGNSIWDREDDAMGSVDRQEDNEAMNDGAPSPSLQDSGEDALQQAAAGIPKSHIEYRVSGEGIKRPWETIDDPEQQEAVQQQCFAAFLRDAWGPRRNKGKQVGAVV, via the coding sequence ATGGCCGGTCCCTTTCCGACGTGGTCCCCCAGCCTGCTTGGCAGCAAAGCCACAAAAATACCCCGCCGTCTTGTTGAGGTTCCCAAAGACCAGGAAGAGCTATTGAATAAGAGTGATTCTTGGCATAAGGGTCATGTTCCAGCGGCAATTTTGGACAAGATCAAAGCTGGCTATACAGAAACTCGACGACGATCTCCTTTAGCGGAACCTCCACTATCAGATCATGTCAGAGCAAGCTCACAGAGTTCTCGACGTCTACCTGCTGCTGGCGTGCCATCGTCACCTAtaccagctcctccacaaacAAAGGAACCTCAGCTAGCAGCAGTTGTGGAACTTTCTTTACCTAGCAACAGTTCTGACTCTTCTGAAGATGAAGCCGAGATTCAAGGCCCCAAAGCTCCGCTCCATACGGACGCCCACCCGAGTGAACCACAGGCCTCCGGGATCCCTATTCCCCCTGGACCGACGCCGCCCTCAGCACAAGTCATACCATCCACATATCCCGAGCCGTCTGTTACCGTGTCGCCACCCAAGCCAAAGCGACAGCGTCTTATGAAGAATGTTGCTGCCAGTCTCAACCCAGCAGAGGTTAGCATGCAGCTGACCCGGCCATCGATTCTCTCTCTGCCAAAACCAGCCagccctccaccaccagccggTTCGTCGTTACCACCCAGTTCCTCAGTACCAGCCAGTCCGATGGCGATTCGTACACAGCCAGCCAGTCCACTGGTCATACGTGCACAGCCGGCCATGCAACCAGCTGCTGTTCCCAGCATGATTCTACGTGGCGGTGGTCTGCCAAGATCAAGCGGGAGTACTGACAAGCCTCCGCCAAACGTACCTGCTTCCCAAGACCCCTATAACATCTTTAAAGAGACTTATCCAGACTACGATGGTAGTCTGGGTGACTTTGTCCGCGGGGTTCTCTCTTTGATACCTCtgcagaaaaagaaaacggTCCCACAGTACATTCTAGACGACTACATCCGTGTTTTCTCGGGCGATTATCTGGAATACATCGAACAGCTCAGGGAGGACCAAACGCCCCTGACCACTTGGGAGTGGTATTGCGTCCATGTTCCACAACCAGTGTATATGAAAGGCGTTCTTTCTAGCGACCGACTAAAGGATGTCCGCCGTCGCTACCCCGATAAAGTCTCTGTGATTGAAGCTCAGACAACACCTCTACAGCCCAGCGTTCAGCCACCTGAGGTGCAGCATATTCAAAGATCGAATGCGTTCTCGACGCCCGCACCAGCGAGGATTGGACAGCATCATAACGCACAGCACAACCAAGCTTCAAGCCCTATTTATCTTCCGGATTCCCCGCCAATGCCTCTGAATCCTGCCACGAGATCTTCAACCCACATCGCCGAGTTGGCAACTGATCCGATTTCCACGGCAGAAGACCGGCCATTCGAGATACATCCTCGTGGGGGTCATCGTCGCTCTACAGAGGTTGTTGGCCCGGCATCGAGGTTTATCTCTGCCTCGTCTCGCCAGTTTCATACCCAGAGTACGCGGCCGGTCAATATGACGGCGTCGAGACTCCCATCTTCGAGTGTACGGTTTGAGACGCAGGTAAACTTTCCGTCATTGGAAACAACAGCGTCTGGTAATTCGATCTGGGACCGTGAGGACGATGCCATGGGGTCGGTTGACAGACAGGAGGATAATGAGGCAATGAATGATGGTGCGCCATCTCCATCCTTGCAAGACAGTGGAGAGGACGCTCTTCAACAAGCAGCTGCTGGAATTCCCAAGTCTCATATAGAGTACAGGGTATCGGGTGAGGGTATCAAAAGGCCGTGGGAAACGATCGATGATCCCGAGCAACAGGAAGCAGTACAGCAACAGTGTTTTGCAGCATTCTTGAGAGACGCATGGGGCCCTCGCCGCAACAAGGGAAAACAGGTCGGAGCTGTTGTGTAA